One segment of Candidatus Zixiibacteriota bacterium DNA contains the following:
- the glmM gene encoding phosphoglucosamine mutase → MKKKELKESTSGVRGVIGNGLDPILVARYAAAFGTMLKSGTVVLGRDSRKTGPMVRDAVVSSLLAVGIDVVDIGVVPTPTVEIAVKELKARGGMCITASHNPAQWNALKFFSDRGDFVTPAQFDKLKAAKDANSFAFKPHTALGKLSYNDRFIDIHIQKVLALKVVNRPAIKKARFTVVVDAINGAGSHALPELLHRLGARVIRLNCDGNGEFVHEPEPIPENLGPLAAAVRKHKADLGMACDPDADRLALVDHTGCPIGEELTLAIAVRHVLRKEKGPTVINLSTSNVTAEAARKSGSRVYLSKVGEANVVELMRRKKAVIGGEGNGGVIYPRFHAGRDSLIAAALTLSELATEKKTLADLVESFGRYYTMKTKAAMPDDFDSRLARLEREVPALLGNTTVDRQDGLRFDFADGWVQVRSSNTEPIYRLIIETNDERLTARLGTKVKSFFR, encoded by the coding sequence ATGAAGAAAAAAGAACTCAAAGAGTCGACCTCGGGTGTACGAGGGGTTATCGGCAACGGCCTCGATCCCATCCTCGTCGCCCGGTACGCCGCCGCCTTCGGCACTATGCTGAAATCCGGAACGGTCGTTCTCGGCCGCGACAGCCGAAAGACGGGTCCGATGGTGCGCGATGCGGTCGTCTCCTCCCTGCTTGCGGTGGGCATTGATGTCGTCGATATCGGTGTAGTTCCGACGCCGACCGTCGAGATTGCAGTCAAAGAACTCAAAGCCCGGGGCGGCATGTGCATCACGGCGTCACACAATCCCGCCCAATGGAACGCCCTCAAGTTTTTCAGCGACCGTGGGGACTTCGTCACTCCCGCCCAGTTTGACAAACTCAAAGCCGCCAAAGACGCCAACTCGTTTGCGTTCAAACCTCATACGGCGCTCGGGAAGCTTTCGTATAACGACCGGTTTATCGATATTCACATCCAGAAGGTGTTGGCGCTCAAAGTAGTCAATCGACCAGCGATTAAAAAAGCGCGGTTTACGGTCGTGGTTGATGCCATCAACGGGGCCGGCTCGCACGCCCTCCCCGAACTGCTGCACCGGCTCGGTGCCAGAGTCATCCGGCTGAACTGCGACGGCAACGGCGAATTCGTCCATGAACCGGAGCCAATTCCCGAGAACCTCGGGCCATTGGCCGCGGCCGTCCGCAAACACAAGGCCGACCTCGGTATGGCATGCGACCCGGACGCGGATCGGCTCGCCCTCGTAGACCACACCGGGTGCCCGATCGGCGAAGAATTGACGCTGGCCATCGCCGTCCGTCACGTCCTCAGGAAAGAAAAAGGGCCGACCGTCATCAACCTCTCGACATCGAATGTCACCGCCGAGGCCGCCCGAAAGTCCGGCTCCCGAGTGTACCTGTCAAAAGTGGGCGAAGCGAATGTCGTCGAACTCATGCGTCGGAAAAAGGCCGTAATCGGGGGAGAAGGCAACGGCGGCGTCATTTACCCGCGTTTCCACGCCGGGCGCGACAGCCTGATCGCCGCCGCCTTGACCCTGTCCGAATTGGCGACCGAAAAGAAAACGCTCGCGGACCTTGTTGAATCGTTTGGGCGTTATTATACTATGAAGACGAAGGCGGCCATGCCGGATGACTTTGATTCCCGCCTGGCCCGGCTCGAACGGGAGGTTCCGGCCCTCCTCGGCAACACGACCGTGGATCGACAGGACGGCCTCCGCTTCGACTTCGCCGACGGTTGGGTGCAGGTCCGGTCTTCGAACACTGAACCGATTTATCGACTCATCATCGAAACGAACGACGAACGTTTGACCGCCCGCCTGGGTACAAAGGTCAAATCATTCTTTAGATAG
- a CDS encoding inositol monophosphatase family protein encodes MSDRQTRELTGYCRELAAGAGAILKRGFSLSKTIDYKGRIDPVTEFDRKAERYLVSRIERRYPDHEVLAEEGTQTGQRSSWRWVIDPLDGTVNFMHGFPIYCVSIAVERDGVIVAGAVFDPERNEMFSAGLGQGAHINKRKLQVSRERRLERALLATGFAYDIGTAKRNNLGLFARMAKKAQGIRRPGSAALDLCWLAAGRIDGFWELKLHPWDTAAAALAVTEAGGRVSRIDGRPYSIYDKDLLASNGRLHSAMAAVLSG; translated from the coding sequence ATGAGCGACAGACAGACGCGGGAACTGACCGGATATTGCCGCGAGCTCGCGGCCGGCGCCGGCGCCATCCTCAAACGGGGATTCTCCCTGTCTAAGACCATCGATTACAAAGGACGAATCGATCCCGTCACCGAATTCGACCGCAAAGCCGAACGCTATCTCGTCTCCCGGATCGAGCGACGCTACCCCGACCACGAGGTGCTGGCCGAGGAAGGTACCCAGACCGGACAACGGTCCAGTTGGCGCTGGGTGATCGACCCCCTCGACGGCACCGTTAACTTCATGCACGGCTTTCCTATCTACTGCGTCTCGATCGCCGTCGAGCGCGACGGCGTCATCGTGGCTGGAGCGGTGTTTGATCCCGAACGCAATGAAATGTTCTCCGCCGGCCTCGGGCAGGGAGCACACATTAATAAGCGTAAACTTCAGGTCTCCCGGGAACGCCGCCTGGAACGCGCCCTGCTGGCTACCGGTTTCGCCTACGACATCGGCACGGCGAAACGGAATAACCTCGGTCTCTTTGCCCGAATGGCAAAAAAGGCCCAGGGAATCCGGCGTCCCGGCTCCGCCGCGCTGGATCTCTGCTGGCTGGCAGCGGGCCGGATCGACGGCTTCTGGGAGCTGAAACTACACCCCTGGGATACTGCTGCGGCCGCGCTGGCCGTCACCGAGGCGGGGGGACGGGTCAGCCGAATCGACGGCCGCCCGTACTCCATTTATGACAAGGACCTGCTGGCCTCCAATGGCCGCCTGCACTCTGCAATGGCAGCCGTTCTGTCAGGGTAG
- a CDS encoding ABC transporter ATP-binding protein has protein sequence MSAANGYHEEEALGKAYDSRLMKRLLRYMKPYRGWALLAVVLLLLGSVGRLAMVKLTQVGIDEHITPGVLEGFDLIALVFFGLMIVSFIAAGVQYYLTQWLGQKVQYDIRMQIYRHLQSLHLGFFDKNPVGRILTRVTNDVNVLDEMFSSGVVTIIGDLVMVVLIVTYMLLENWRLALVSFVVLPLLVAATAIFRVKVRQVYREVRTRLARLNAFLQEHITGMSIVQLFVQEKRTFDRFDEINTDLRSAHQRSIIYYATFFPTVEVIGVLSVVLILYYGGLQVESDIMTLGQLVAFIQLVEMFYRPIRDLSDKYNVLQSSMASSERIFKLLDTPPQIEAPATPAETNGLSGRIDVENLWFAYNDEDWVLRDVTFSVAPKEKIAIVGATGAGKTSLISLLYRFYDFQKGSISFDGIDIRRWSIPKLRGHMALVLQDVFLFSGDYAGNVRLRDQSITDDEVRAALSRVGFDRFLERLPNGIQSEIRERGATLSTGQKQLLSFARALAFDPEILILDEATSSVDTETELLIQRALDELLKDRTSIIIAHRLSTIERADKILVFHHGQLRESGRHDELLKQRGIYYKLYQMQFKQERGAGPSIVSEQPTSKSV, from the coding sequence ATGTCGGCCGCCAACGGATACCACGAAGAAGAAGCGCTGGGAAAAGCGTACGACTCCCGGCTCATGAAACGCCTTCTCCGGTACATGAAACCGTACCGGGGATGGGCGCTGCTGGCGGTGGTGCTGCTCTTGCTGGGGTCCGTCGGTCGGTTGGCGATGGTGAAGCTGACCCAGGTCGGCATCGATGAGCACATCACGCCGGGAGTGCTCGAGGGGTTTGATCTCATCGCCCTCGTGTTTTTTGGCCTGATGATCGTCTCCTTTATCGCCGCCGGCGTTCAGTACTACCTCACCCAGTGGCTCGGGCAAAAAGTCCAGTACGACATCCGGATGCAGATCTACCGCCATCTGCAATCGCTGCATCTCGGCTTCTTCGACAAAAACCCCGTCGGTCGCATCCTGACCCGCGTGACCAACGACGTTAACGTACTCGACGAAATGTTCTCGTCCGGCGTGGTGACGATCATCGGTGACCTCGTCATGGTCGTGCTGATCGTAACGTACATGCTGCTCGAAAACTGGAGGCTCGCGCTGGTGAGTTTCGTGGTGCTGCCGCTGCTGGTTGCCGCCACCGCCATATTCCGCGTGAAAGTCCGACAGGTCTATCGCGAGGTCCGGACGCGACTCGCCCGCCTGAATGCCTTCCTGCAGGAACACATCACCGGCATGTCGATCGTCCAGCTCTTCGTGCAGGAAAAGCGGACGTTCGACCGCTTCGATGAAATCAACACGGACCTCCGCTCCGCCCACCAGCGCTCGATCATCTACTACGCGACATTTTTCCCGACCGTCGAAGTGATCGGCGTCCTGTCGGTGGTCCTTATTCTCTACTACGGCGGGCTGCAGGTCGAATCCGATATCATGACCCTCGGACAACTGGTCGCATTCATCCAGCTCGTGGAAATGTTCTATCGCCCGATACGCGACCTCTCCGACAAGTACAACGTCCTGCAGTCGTCCATGGCCTCGTCGGAGCGCATCTTCAAGCTCCTCGATACCCCGCCCCAGATTGAAGCCCCCGCAACTCCGGCCGAAACCAACGGTCTCTCCGGGCGGATTGATGTCGAGAACCTGTGGTTCGCCTACAACGACGAAGACTGGGTGTTGCGCGACGTCACCTTCTCGGTTGCACCAAAAGAGAAAATCGCGATCGTCGGGGCCACCGGAGCAGGCAAGACCTCGCTGATCTCCCTGCTGTACCGCTTCTATGACTTCCAGAAAGGATCGATCAGTTTCGACGGGATCGATATACGCCGGTGGTCGATCCCGAAACTGCGGGGCCACATGGCCCTCGTGCTGCAGGACGTCTTTTTGTTCAGCGGCGACTACGCCGGCAATGTTCGCCTGCGCGACCAGTCGATCACGGACGACGAGGTCCGGGCGGCGCTCTCACGCGTCGGTTTCGATCGCTTCCTCGAAAGACTGCCGAACGGTATCCAATCCGAGATCCGGGAACGCGGCGCCACTCTGTCGACCGGCCAGAAACAGTTGCTCTCGTTCGCGCGCGCGCTCGCTTTCGATCCGGAAATCCTCATCCTCGACGAGGCCACCAGCTCGGTGGACACCGAAACCGAACTGCTTATCCAGCGTGCGCTCGACGAACTGCTCAAGGATCGGACGTCAATCATCATCGCTCACCGACTCTCGACAATCGAGCGGGCCGATAAAATCCTCGTCTTCCACCACGGCCAGCTTCGCGAATCCGGTCGCCACGACGAGTTGTTGAAGCAGCGGGGCATTTACTATAAGTTGTACCAGATGCAGTTCAAGCAGGAACGAGGGGCCGGGCCCTCCATCGTCTCGGAGCAGCCCACGAGCAAGAGTGTATGA